In Brachypodium distachyon strain Bd21 chromosome 2, Brachypodium_distachyon_v3.0, whole genome shotgun sequence, one genomic interval encodes:
- the LOC100829094 gene encoding uncharacterized protein LOC100829094, whose protein sequence is MSVVVLDGSTVRSFVADEAAFSRSVDARFAALDTNGDGVLSRAELRRALESFRLLDGGGFGSTEPPPVPSEVAALYDSVFEQFDADHSGAVDHAEFRDEMRRIMLAVADGLGSQPLQVAVDDQGGSFLLEAAEHEEAMIAARVRKESKKEADGK, encoded by the coding sequence ATGAGCGTGGTGGTGCTGGACGGGTCGACGGTGCGGTCCTTCGTGGCGGACGAGGCCGCCTTCTCCCGCAGCGTGGACGCCCGCTTCGCGGCGCTGGACACcaacggcgacggcgtgctgtCCCGCGCCGAGCTCCGCCGGGCGCTCGAGTCCTTCCGCCTCCTGGACGGCGGAGGGTTCGGGTCCACGGAACCGCCCCCGGTCCCCTCCGAGGTCGCCGCGCTCTACGACTCCGTCTTCGAGCAGTTCGACGCCGACCACAGCGGCGCCGTAGACCACGCGGAGTTCCGCGACGAGATGCGCCGCATCATGCTGGCCGTTGCAGACGGGCTCGGCTCGCAGCCGCTGCAGGTCGCCGTGGACGACCAGGGCGGGAGCTTCCTgctcgaggcggcggagcacgaggaggCCATGATTGCTGCCAGAGTCCGAAAAGAAAGCAAGAAGGAGGCCGACGGCAAGTGA